The following coding sequences are from one Melanotaenia boesemani isolate fMelBoe1 chromosome 19, fMelBoe1.pri, whole genome shotgun sequence window:
- the nedd4l gene encoding E3 ubiquitin-protein ligase NEDD4-like isoform X3 yields MAQRLRLYFESGRSNTAPETLEGDFEEQKEDGEVVGALRIHPPTLLRPSQESAVQHLPSGGYGLRSESLLKRSSSMFIPQLAAYTEPRPTKSSSMQISLQRSNGSGNGDFGGHADDVPPPCYSPPGPAPAYTEPQIPADFPQQPPPPYYNPDSLNSQTLLMGPNLPKRRVFSIGSNGHTAFSRDKAGVSVGAICIRRNSTDGSDVQHVRILPSGGAGWSVQQQSLDQGVGVNGATQRLVFQLQQNQNQDRSQNRHQTAASQEECINLGRGSSRSFCMVRYPRIRLQRNSSHQMLLQENKRQKNGADFQTKEENQTEAKEAEAKNESDDCTFKIGGETPRRQPHFKIYFTPGGGGDQDVSLGYESTTNFPKTRDDFLGQVDVPLSHLPTEDPAMERPYTFKDFLLRPRSHKSRVKGYLRLKMAYLPKQGGNEEEAGEMREEAEGWDESADSVSQRPQQLLPPLPAGWEEKVDNLGRTYYVNHNNRSTQWKRPSNMDVISEIESDNQQRQIHQEAHRVFRARRHISEDLENEHLEPRDMDNSWELITEEDPNESLAQSLPGPSSVLTPQHPPTPVTQEFSEDLNLRLSITPDTNGEVPGPSTALSQLSNRLRSSSMTDGVSDQAQAPPLMSPSAAAYTLTTPGLPPGWEERKDAKGRTYYVNHNNRTTTWTRPIVQLTEDGPSTSAAASGGASAPASTPSSSSNASNNHLHEPQVRRPRSLSSPTVTLSTPLEGANNIQVRRAVKDTLSNPQSPQLSPYSSPKSQHKTQQSFLPPGWEMRIAPNGRPFFIDHNSRTTTWEDPRLKYPVHMRSKNSMEPGDLGPLPNLPEEPGWEERVHTDGRTFYIDHNTKTTQWEDPRLQSPAITGPAVPYSREFKQKYDYFRKKLKKPADIPNRFEMKLHRNNIFEESYRRIMSLKRPDVLKARLWIEFESEKGLDYGGVAREWFFLLSKEMFNPYYGLFEYSATDNYTLQINPNSGLCNEDHLSYFKFIGRVAGMAVFHGKLLDGFFIRPFYKMMLGKQISLKDMESVDSEYYNSLKWILENDPTELDLRFCIDEDNFGQTYQVDLKPSGSDMVVTNENKKEYIDLVIQWRFVNRVQKQMNAFLEGFTELILIDLIKIFDENELELLMCGLGDVDVNDWRQHTVYKNGYCPNHPVIQWFWKVVLLMDAEKRIRLLQFVTGTSRVPMNGFAELYGSNGPQLFTIEQWGTPDKLPRAHTCFNRLDLPAYESFEDLREKLLMAVENAQGFEGVD; encoded by the exons ATGGCCCAACGTCTGCGTTTGTACTTTGAGTCTGGCCGAAGTAACACAGCTCCAGAGACACTGGAAGGAGACTTTGAGGAGCAGAAGGAAGATGGAGAGGTGGTCGGAGCACTCAGGATTCACCCACCTACATTGTTGAGGCCTTCTCAAGAATCAGCTGTGCAACATCTCCCATCAGGTGGATATGGTTTACGCTCAGAGTCTTTGCTAAAACGCAGCTCCTCCATGTTCATACCCCAGCTTGCTGCCTATACTGAACCGCGTCCCACGAAGAGCTCATCCATGCAGATCTCCCTCCAGCGCTCAAATGGATCAGGTAATGGAGATTTTGGTGGCCATGCTGATGATGTCCCACCACCTTGTTATTCTCCTCCAGGACCTGCGCCTGCATATACTGAACCACAAATTCCTGCGGACTTTCCACAACAGCCACCGCCTCCATATTACAACCCAGATTCTTTAAACTCTCAAACTCTCCTGATGGGGCCAAATCTCCCCAAACGCAGAGTCTTTAGCATTGGTTCCAATGGCCATACTGCATTCAGCAGAGACAAAGCTGGGGTCAGTGTTGGTGCCATTTGTATCCGGAGGAATTCTACTGATGGCtctgatgtccaacatgtcAGGATTCTTCCCTCTGGTGGTGCTGGCTGGTCTGTCCAGCAGCAGAGCCTGGATCAGGGTGTTGGTGTTAATGGTGCAACACAGAGGCTAGTCTTTCAGCTCcaacaaaaccagaaccaggatcgGAGCCAGAACAGACATCAGACTGCCGCATCCCAGGAAGAATGCATAAACCTTGGCCGTGGCAGCTCAAGAAGTTTCTGTATGGTGCGTTATCCCAGAATTCGACTGCAGAGAAATTCTTCTCATCAGATGCTGTTGCAGGAGAATAAACGTCAGAAAAATGGTGCCGACTTCCAGactaaagaagaaaatcaaacagaagCAAAAGAGGCAGAAGCAAAAAACGAATCTGATGACTGTACTTTTAAAATCGGTGGGGAAACTCCCAGAAGGCAGCCACATTTCAAGATATACTTCACCCCGGGTGGAGGTGGAGATCAGGATGTGAGTCTTGGCTATGAATCAACGACAAATTTTCCCAAG ACTAGAGATGATTTCCTGGGACAAGTCGATGTCCCTCTCAGCCATCTGCCG ACAGAGGACCCTGCTATGGAGCGTCCATACACATTTAAAGACTTCCTGTTGCGGCCAAGAAG TCACAAATCCAGGGTGAAGGGTTACTTGCGCCTCAAGATGGCTTATTTGCCCAAACAAGGAGGAAACGAGGAGGAGGCTGGAGAGATGAGGGAGGAAGCTGAG GGTTGGGATGAGTCTGCAGATTCAGTCTCCCAGCGTCCCCAGCAGCTGCTGCCCCCTTTGCCCGCAGGCTGGGAAGAAAAAGTGGACAACCTGGGGCGCACCTACTATGTCAACCACAACAACCGCTCTACACAGTGGAAACGGCCCTCCAACAT GGACGTGATCTCAGAGATCGAGAGTGACAATCAGCAGCGGCAAATCCATCAGGAAGCCCACCGTGTCTTTCGTGCACGGCGTCACATCAGTGAAGACTTGGAGAATGAGCACCTGGAACCCAGGGACATGGACAAT TCTTGGGAGCTGATCACAGAAGAAGATCCCAACGAGAGCTTGGCCCAGTCTCTGCCTGGTCCCTCCTCCGTTTTGACACCACAACACCCGCCAACCCCTGTCACTCAGGAGTTCTCTGAAGATTTAAATCTGAGGCTATCAATCACTCCCGACACCAACGGCGAAGTACCAGGGCCCAGCACCGCTCTG AGCCAGTTGTCAAACAGACTCCGTTCCTCAAGTATGACGGATGGCGTCAGCGATCAAGCCCAGGCTCCTCCTCTTATG TCTCCTTCGGCAGCTGCTTACACCTTGACCACCCCTGGCCTGCCCCCTGGatgggaggagaggaaggatgccAAGGGAAGAACTTATTACGTCAACCATAACAACCGCACCACTACTTGGACTAGGCCAATTGTGCAG CTGACTGAAGATGGACCCAGcacttcagcagcagcatcaggagGAGCCTCTGCCCCCGCCTCCaccccttcctcctcttccaaTGCCTCCAACAACCACCTCCATGAGCCCCAAGTCCGACGACCTCGTAGTCTCAGCTCCCCTACTGTCACCCTTTCCACCCCTTTGGAG GGAGCCAACAACATCCAGGTGAGGAGAGCTGTGAAAGACACCCTTTCCAATCCGCAGTCTCCCCAGCTCTCCCCTTACAGCTCCCCCAAGTCACAACACAAGACACAGCAGAGCTTCCTGCCTCCGGGCTGGGAGATGAGAATAGCACCAAATGGACGGCCTTTTTTCATTGACCACAACAGCAGAACCACCACCTGG GAGGATCCCAGATTGAAATATCCGGTCCATATGAGGAGTAAGAACTCAATGGAGCCTGGTGACCTTGGCCCTCTTCCT AACCTACCAGAGGAG CCTGGTTGGGAAGAAAGGGTTCACACAGATGGACGCACCTTTTACATTGACCACA ATACAAAGACAACGCAGTGGGAGGACCCCCGTCTACAGAGTCCAGCTATCACAGGGCCT GCTGTTCCATACTCAAGAGAGTTCAAGCAGAAATATGACTACttcagaaagaaattaaagaaaccG GCGGACATCCCGAACCGATTTGAGATGAAGCTACACAGAAACAACATCTTTGAAGAGTCGTACCGTCGAATTATGTCCCTGAAGAGACCAGATGTCCTGAAGGCAAGACTATGGATTGAGTTTGAATCTGAGAAAGGACTGGACTATGGCGGTGTGGCCAGAGAGTGGTTCTTCCTCTTATCTAAGGAGATGTTCAATCCGTACTATGGCCTGTTTGAGTACTCTGCCAC GGACAACTACACGCTCCAAATCAATCCCAACTCTGGCCTGTGTAATGAGGATCATCTCTCCTATTTCAAGTTCATTGGGCGTGTAGCAGGAATGGCTGTGTTTCATGGAAAACTGCTGGATG gtttttTCATTCGGCCGTTCTATAAGATGATGCTGGGAAAACAGATCTCTCTTAAAGACATGGAGTCTGTG GACAGTGAATACTACAACTCTTTGAAGTGGATTCTGGAAAATGATCCCACTGAACTTGACCTGAGGTTTTGTATTGACGAGGATAACTTTGGACAG ACATACCAGGTGGACCTGAAGCCCAGCGGCTCAGACATGGTAgtcacaaatgaaaacaaaaaggaataCATAga CCTGGTCATCCAGTGGAGGTTTGTCAACCGGGTCCAGAAGCAGATGAACGCCTTCTTAGAG gGCTTCACAGAACTCATTCTCATCGATCTGATCAAAATCTTTGATGAAAACGAACTGGAG CTGCTCATGTGCGGTCTGGGTGACGTTGACGTCAACGACTGGAGACAGCACACTGTTTACAAGAACGGCTACTGTCCCAACCATCCAGTTATTCAGTGGTTCTGGAAG GTCGTTCTGTTGATGGATGCTGAGAAGAGAATCCGACTCCTCCAGTTTGTAACGGGAACATCAAGAGTGCCCATGAATGGCTTTGCTGAGCTTTATG gTTCTAATGGTCCTCAGCTTTTCACAATCGAGCAGTGGGGAACACCAGATAAGTTGCCAAGAGCTCACACGTG TTTCAACCGCCTGGATCTGCCTGCCTATGAATCATTCGAGGACCTGAGAGAGAAACTCCTAATGGCTGTAGAGAACGCGCAGGGTTTCGAAGGGGTCGACTAA
- the nedd4l gene encoding E3 ubiquitin-protein ligase NEDD4-like isoform X4, whose product MAQRLRLYFESGRSNTAPETLEGDFEEQKEDGEVVGALRIHPPTLLRPSQESAVQHLPSGGYGLRSESLLKRSSSMFIPQLAAYTEPRPTKSSSMQISLQRSNGSGNGDFGGHADDVPPPCYSPPGPAPAYTEPQIPADFPQQPPPPYYNPDSLNSQTLLMGPNLPKRRVFSIGSNGHTAFSRDKAGVSVGAICIRRNSTDGSDVQHVRILPSGGAGWSVQQQSLDQGVGVNGATQRLVFQLQQNQNQDRSQNRHQTAASQEECINLGRGSSRSFCMVRYPRIRLQRNSSHQMLLQENKRQKNGADFQTKEENQTEAKEAEAKNESDDCTFKIGGETPRRQPHFKIYFTPGGGGDQDVSLGYESTTNFPKTRDDFLGQVDVPLSHLPTEDPAMERPYTFKDFLLRPRSHKSRVKGYLRLKMAYLPKQGGNEEEAGEMREEAEGWDESADSVSQRPQQLLPPLPAGWEEKVDNLGRTYYVNHNNRSTQWKRPSNMDVISEIESDNQQRQIHQEAHRVFRARRHISEDLENEHLEPRDMDNSWELITEEDPNESLAQSLPGPSSVLTPQHPPTPVTQEFSEDLNLRLSITPDTNGEVPGPSTALSQLSNRLRSSSMTDGVSDQAQAPPLMLTEDGPSTSAAASGGASAPASTPSSSSNASNNHLHEPQVRRPRSLSSPTVTLSTPLEGANNIQVRRAVKDTLSNPQSPQLSPYSSPKSQHKTQQSFLPPGWEMRIAPNGRPFFIDHNSRTTTWEDPRLKYPVHMRSKNSMEPGDLGPLPNLPEEPGWEERVHTDGRTFYIDHNTKTTQWEDPRLQSPAITGPAVPYSREFKQKYDYFRKKLKKPADIPNRFEMKLHRNNIFEESYRRIMSLKRPDVLKARLWIEFESEKGLDYGGVAREWFFLLSKEMFNPYYGLFEYSATDNYTLQINPNSGLCNEDHLSYFKFIGRVAGMAVFHGKLLDGFFIRPFYKMMLGKQISLKDMESVDSEYYNSLKWILENDPTELDLRFCIDEDNFGQTYQVDLKPSGSDMVVTNENKKEYIDLVIQWRFVNRVQKQMNAFLEGFTELILIDLIKIFDENELELLMCGLGDVDVNDWRQHTVYKNGYCPNHPVIQWFWKVVLLMDAEKRIRLLQFVTGTSRVPMNGFAELYGSNGPQLFTIEQWGTPDKLPRAHTCFNRLDLPAYESFEDLREKLLMAVENAQGFEGVD is encoded by the exons ATGGCCCAACGTCTGCGTTTGTACTTTGAGTCTGGCCGAAGTAACACAGCTCCAGAGACACTGGAAGGAGACTTTGAGGAGCAGAAGGAAGATGGAGAGGTGGTCGGAGCACTCAGGATTCACCCACCTACATTGTTGAGGCCTTCTCAAGAATCAGCTGTGCAACATCTCCCATCAGGTGGATATGGTTTACGCTCAGAGTCTTTGCTAAAACGCAGCTCCTCCATGTTCATACCCCAGCTTGCTGCCTATACTGAACCGCGTCCCACGAAGAGCTCATCCATGCAGATCTCCCTCCAGCGCTCAAATGGATCAGGTAATGGAGATTTTGGTGGCCATGCTGATGATGTCCCACCACCTTGTTATTCTCCTCCAGGACCTGCGCCTGCATATACTGAACCACAAATTCCTGCGGACTTTCCACAACAGCCACCGCCTCCATATTACAACCCAGATTCTTTAAACTCTCAAACTCTCCTGATGGGGCCAAATCTCCCCAAACGCAGAGTCTTTAGCATTGGTTCCAATGGCCATACTGCATTCAGCAGAGACAAAGCTGGGGTCAGTGTTGGTGCCATTTGTATCCGGAGGAATTCTACTGATGGCtctgatgtccaacatgtcAGGATTCTTCCCTCTGGTGGTGCTGGCTGGTCTGTCCAGCAGCAGAGCCTGGATCAGGGTGTTGGTGTTAATGGTGCAACACAGAGGCTAGTCTTTCAGCTCcaacaaaaccagaaccaggatcgGAGCCAGAACAGACATCAGACTGCCGCATCCCAGGAAGAATGCATAAACCTTGGCCGTGGCAGCTCAAGAAGTTTCTGTATGGTGCGTTATCCCAGAATTCGACTGCAGAGAAATTCTTCTCATCAGATGCTGTTGCAGGAGAATAAACGTCAGAAAAATGGTGCCGACTTCCAGactaaagaagaaaatcaaacagaagCAAAAGAGGCAGAAGCAAAAAACGAATCTGATGACTGTACTTTTAAAATCGGTGGGGAAACTCCCAGAAGGCAGCCACATTTCAAGATATACTTCACCCCGGGTGGAGGTGGAGATCAGGATGTGAGTCTTGGCTATGAATCAACGACAAATTTTCCCAAG ACTAGAGATGATTTCCTGGGACAAGTCGATGTCCCTCTCAGCCATCTGCCG ACAGAGGACCCTGCTATGGAGCGTCCATACACATTTAAAGACTTCCTGTTGCGGCCAAGAAG TCACAAATCCAGGGTGAAGGGTTACTTGCGCCTCAAGATGGCTTATTTGCCCAAACAAGGAGGAAACGAGGAGGAGGCTGGAGAGATGAGGGAGGAAGCTGAG GGTTGGGATGAGTCTGCAGATTCAGTCTCCCAGCGTCCCCAGCAGCTGCTGCCCCCTTTGCCCGCAGGCTGGGAAGAAAAAGTGGACAACCTGGGGCGCACCTACTATGTCAACCACAACAACCGCTCTACACAGTGGAAACGGCCCTCCAACAT GGACGTGATCTCAGAGATCGAGAGTGACAATCAGCAGCGGCAAATCCATCAGGAAGCCCACCGTGTCTTTCGTGCACGGCGTCACATCAGTGAAGACTTGGAGAATGAGCACCTGGAACCCAGGGACATGGACAAT TCTTGGGAGCTGATCACAGAAGAAGATCCCAACGAGAGCTTGGCCCAGTCTCTGCCTGGTCCCTCCTCCGTTTTGACACCACAACACCCGCCAACCCCTGTCACTCAGGAGTTCTCTGAAGATTTAAATCTGAGGCTATCAATCACTCCCGACACCAACGGCGAAGTACCAGGGCCCAGCACCGCTCTG AGCCAGTTGTCAAACAGACTCCGTTCCTCAAGTATGACGGATGGCGTCAGCGATCAAGCCCAGGCTCCTCCTCTTATG CTGACTGAAGATGGACCCAGcacttcagcagcagcatcaggagGAGCCTCTGCCCCCGCCTCCaccccttcctcctcttccaaTGCCTCCAACAACCACCTCCATGAGCCCCAAGTCCGACGACCTCGTAGTCTCAGCTCCCCTACTGTCACCCTTTCCACCCCTTTGGAG GGAGCCAACAACATCCAGGTGAGGAGAGCTGTGAAAGACACCCTTTCCAATCCGCAGTCTCCCCAGCTCTCCCCTTACAGCTCCCCCAAGTCACAACACAAGACACAGCAGAGCTTCCTGCCTCCGGGCTGGGAGATGAGAATAGCACCAAATGGACGGCCTTTTTTCATTGACCACAACAGCAGAACCACCACCTGG GAGGATCCCAGATTGAAATATCCGGTCCATATGAGGAGTAAGAACTCAATGGAGCCTGGTGACCTTGGCCCTCTTCCT AACCTACCAGAGGAG CCTGGTTGGGAAGAAAGGGTTCACACAGATGGACGCACCTTTTACATTGACCACA ATACAAAGACAACGCAGTGGGAGGACCCCCGTCTACAGAGTCCAGCTATCACAGGGCCT GCTGTTCCATACTCAAGAGAGTTCAAGCAGAAATATGACTACttcagaaagaaattaaagaaaccG GCGGACATCCCGAACCGATTTGAGATGAAGCTACACAGAAACAACATCTTTGAAGAGTCGTACCGTCGAATTATGTCCCTGAAGAGACCAGATGTCCTGAAGGCAAGACTATGGATTGAGTTTGAATCTGAGAAAGGACTGGACTATGGCGGTGTGGCCAGAGAGTGGTTCTTCCTCTTATCTAAGGAGATGTTCAATCCGTACTATGGCCTGTTTGAGTACTCTGCCAC GGACAACTACACGCTCCAAATCAATCCCAACTCTGGCCTGTGTAATGAGGATCATCTCTCCTATTTCAAGTTCATTGGGCGTGTAGCAGGAATGGCTGTGTTTCATGGAAAACTGCTGGATG gtttttTCATTCGGCCGTTCTATAAGATGATGCTGGGAAAACAGATCTCTCTTAAAGACATGGAGTCTGTG GACAGTGAATACTACAACTCTTTGAAGTGGATTCTGGAAAATGATCCCACTGAACTTGACCTGAGGTTTTGTATTGACGAGGATAACTTTGGACAG ACATACCAGGTGGACCTGAAGCCCAGCGGCTCAGACATGGTAgtcacaaatgaaaacaaaaaggaataCATAga CCTGGTCATCCAGTGGAGGTTTGTCAACCGGGTCCAGAAGCAGATGAACGCCTTCTTAGAG gGCTTCACAGAACTCATTCTCATCGATCTGATCAAAATCTTTGATGAAAACGAACTGGAG CTGCTCATGTGCGGTCTGGGTGACGTTGACGTCAACGACTGGAGACAGCACACTGTTTACAAGAACGGCTACTGTCCCAACCATCCAGTTATTCAGTGGTTCTGGAAG GTCGTTCTGTTGATGGATGCTGAGAAGAGAATCCGACTCCTCCAGTTTGTAACGGGAACATCAAGAGTGCCCATGAATGGCTTTGCTGAGCTTTATG gTTCTAATGGTCCTCAGCTTTTCACAATCGAGCAGTGGGGAACACCAGATAAGTTGCCAAGAGCTCACACGTG TTTCAACCGCCTGGATCTGCCTGCCTATGAATCATTCGAGGACCTGAGAGAGAAACTCCTAATGGCTGTAGAGAACGCGCAGGGTTTCGAAGGGGTCGACTAA